The following are from one region of the Magallana gigas chromosome 6, xbMagGiga1.1, whole genome shotgun sequence genome:
- the LOC105326888 gene encoding pleckstrin homology domain-containing family D member 1 isoform X2, whose protein sequence is MGCFCFCRGYYQHARANMNGTRESRNSSSYDWTQDIQLHGLLYKKPINHQSNKWTKRYFVIKDGFLLYYPDTEKKELEKRKCLNVHPKGIIPLGECTIEAVRDNGQPYAFSVESSEITGKLLLAADNSFERDKWIDMLQKSKRITWKSSRLADEMIHQLEEQGLQMAKQRQEYFDQLQSEVMALSDEKEKSEELARVNQELEKEKEKMENYQKELMEEFEQVKQELEDTNQYMQDVKQDREALSSTISQQQESLKSLAEEKQRIISSLEERENQNQPLQQTHSNVEDQLRNIESQMRILQEEKADTERRLKENEEKAHTLEEEKQQFDEQAQELNETIKDLRAQKEMTEAELKEEVMARMNAERKLREAEESLRKLGVAVDSQTMIIKEDVHQEMVVNVKKLKQFFEGLAMEAEIDEDKPMIVKNSIHARKTLQRRAKTNKIKKTRSNSESSYQRRLRFASEVIQF, encoded by the exons AtgggttgtttttgtttttgtcgaGGATATTATCAACATGCCAGAGCAAACATGAACGGAACTCGAGAATCTCGTAATTCCAGCTCCTACGACTGGACTCAGGACATACAGCTGCACGGACTGTTGTATAAAAAGCCCATCAACCACCAGAGCAACAAGTGGACTAAAAG GTATTTCGTAATTAAAGATGGTTTCTTGTTATACTACCCCGACACTGAGAAAAAAGAGCTGGAGAAAAGGAAATGTCTGAATGTTCACCCTAAG GGGATTATCCCCCTTGGCGAGTGCACTATAGAAGCAGTGAGGGACAATGGACAGCCCTATGCCTTCAGTGTGGAGAGCTCAGAAATAACA GGTAAACTTCTGTTGGCAGCTGATAACAGCTTTGAGCGAGACAAGTGGATTGATATGTTACAGAAATCCAAACGCAT AACATGGAAAAGTTCTAGGCTGGCCGATGAAATGATTCACCAGTTGGAGGAGCAAGGACTGCAGATGGCCAAGCAGAGACAGGAGTATTTTG acCAACTGCAGTCAGAAGTCATGGCATTGTCAGATGAAAAAGAGAAATCGGAG gAACTTGCCAGAGTAAATCAGGAACTGGAAAAGGAAAAAGAGAAAATGGAAAACTATCAGAAAGAGCTGATGGAGGAATTCGAACAAGTAAAACA GGAACTAGAGGACACCAACCAGTACATGCAGGATGTGAAGCAAGACCGGGAGGCACTGTCTTCAACAATATCCCAGCAACAGGAGAGCTTAAAG AGTCTAGCTGAGGAAAAACAGAGGATTATTAGTAGTTTAGAGGAGCGAGAGAATCAGAACCAGCCGCTGCAGCAGACACACAGCAATGTGGAGGATCAGCTGAGGAACATCGAGAGCCAGATGAGGATACTCCAGGAGGAGAAGGCGGATACAGAGAGAAG attaaaagaaaatgaagagAAAGCCCACACACTTGAAGAGGAAAAGCAACAGTTTGATGAACAAGCACAGGAGCTCAACGAGACAATTAAG GACCTGAGGGCTCAGAAGGAGATGACAGAAGCCGAATTAAAG GAGGAAGTGATGGCCAGAATGAATGCTGAGCGTAAACTTAGGGAAGCGGAAGAATCGTTGAGGAAGCTCGGAGTGGCTGTGGATTCACAGACGATGATTATCAAAGAAGATGTTCATCAAGAAATGGTTGTTaatgtcaaaaaattgaaac AGTTTTTTGAAGGACTTGCTATGGAAGCCGAAATAGATGAGGATAAACCTATGATTGTCAAAAATTCCATCCATGCACGCAAAACATTGCAGCGAAGagccaaaacaaacaaaatcaagaaaacacGCTCAAATA GTGAATCAAGTTACCAAAGGAGACTGAG GTTTGCGAGTGAGGTCATCCAATTTTGA
- the LOC105326889 gene encoding NAD-dependent protein deacetylase sirtuin-2 gives MTDFKSEKIADPENVSYHSDIESSGSTEPPQAVSKNKDKKPERELTKSELFLREYMARALGLRPPPKQILSTVNLEGVAKLISEGKVKKVITMAGAGISTSAGIPDFRSKGTGVYYNLDQFNLPDPQALFSISYFKENPVPYYTVRKELLLGNYKPTPCHYFIRMLAEKGVLLRHFTQNIDGLERVAGIDPDLLMEAHGSNQVGHCIECSKEYTNLWIRDCLKRDEIPKCTIECCTGTIRPDTVFFGEPLPKRFSELVDQDFEQCDLLIVLGTSLKVQPFASLIIKVPEETPRLYINLEKNASEAKHPLTILVFGGGFKFDDEDNYRDVFLESACDDGCTRLAELIGWKDELTNLVASEHARLDKEFLEEAQKEATELPTQMSHQLSIKADTKVPPNQIPMKTNPRESPKQKPCLTEKKAEISKATITSVSASGSSNQKPGNDKKKQQTKLSTKHMKTKK, from the exons ATGACAGactttaaaagtgaaaaaa TTGCAGATCCAGAAAATGTCAGTTATCATTCTGATATTGAATCTAGTGGTTCAACGGAACCTCCTCAAGCTGTTTCCAAGAACAAGGACAAG aaACCGGAAAGGGAGCTGACCAAAA GTGAACTATTTCTCCGAGAGTACATGGCAAGGGCGCTGGGACTGCGGCCGCCGCCCAAACAAATCCTATCTACGGTCAACCTTGAGGGAGTGGCCAAATTGATATCAGAGGGAAAGGTCAAAAAGGTCATCACTATGGCAGGGGCGGGTATCTCCACGT CTGCTGGTATTCCTGATTTTCGCTCCAAAGGGACAGGCGTATACTACAATCTCGACCAATTCAATCTTCCCGACCCCCAGGCATTGTTTTCCATCAGTTACTTCAAG GAGAATCCTGTACCGTATTACACAGTGCGGAAGGAGTTACTACTGGGGAATTACAAG ccTACCCCATGCCATTATTTCATCAGAATGTTGGCAGAGAAAGGCGTCTTACTCAGACACTTCACACAG AATATCGATGGCTTGGAGAGGGTTGCTGGGATAGATCCAGATTTGTTAATGGAAGCACACGGATCAAATCAAGTCGGGCACTGTATAGAATGCTCGAAGGAATACACAAATTTGTGGATCAGGG ATTGTTTAAAGAGAGACGAAATTCCAAAATGTACTATAGAGTGCTGCACTGGGACAATCAGACCAG ATACCGTCTTCTTTGGCGAGCCCCTCCCCAAGAGATTTTCGGAACTCGTGGACCAG GATTTCGAACAGTGTGACTTGCTGATCGTTCTTGGAACGTCTTTAAAGGTTCAGCCATTTGCCAGTTTGATAATCAA GGTTCCTGAGGAAACGCCCAGACTGTACATCAATTTAGAGAAAAACGCGTCAGAGGCG AAACATCCCCTTACTATTTTGGTGTTTGGCGGTGGATTTAAATTCGATGACGAAGATAATTACCG CGATGTGTTTCTTGAGTCTGCGTGTGATGATGGCTGTACCAGGTTAGCGGAACTTATAGGCTGGAAA GATGAGTTAACAAACCTCGTGGCATCTGAGCATGCTCGGCTCGATAAAGAGTTTTTAGAGGAAGCACAAAAAGAAGCCACGGAACTTCCGACGCAAATGTCCCATCAATTATCAATAAAAGCCGATACAAAAGTACCACCCAATCAAATTCCGATGAAAACCAATCCCAGAGAATCACCCAAGCAGAAACCGTGCCTTACAGAAAAGAAAGCAGAGATATCCAAAGCAACAATTACTTCTGTTTCAGCCTCGGGATCATCCAACCAAAAACCAGGCAATGACAAAAAGAAGCAACAAACCAAACTCTCCACAAAACATATGAAAACTAAAAAATGA
- the LOC105326888 gene encoding pleckstrin homology domain-containing family D member 1 isoform X3 — MGCFCFCRGYYQHARANMNGTRESRNSSSYDWTQDIQLHGLLYKKPINHQSNKWTKRYFVIKDGFLLYYPDTEKKELEKRKCLNVHPKGIIPLGECTIEAVRDNGQPYAFSVESSEITGKLLLAADNSFERDKWIDMLQKSKRITWKSSRLADEMIHQLEEQGLQMAKQRQEYFDQLQSEVMALSDEKEKSEELARVNQELEKEKEKMENYQKELMEEFEQVKQELEDTNQYMQDVKQDREALSSTISQQQESLKSLAEEKQRIISSLEERENQNQPLQQTHSNVEDQLRNIESQMRILQEEKADTERRLKENEEKAHTLEEEKQQFDEQAQELNETIKDLRAQKEMTEAELKEEVMARMNAERKLREAEESLRKLGVAVDSQTMIIKEDVHQEMVVNVKKLKQFFEGLAMEAEIDEDKPMIVKNSIHARKTLQRRAKTNKIKKTRSNKSCSFDFGEFLYVYV; from the exons AtgggttgtttttgtttttgtcgaGGATATTATCAACATGCCAGAGCAAACATGAACGGAACTCGAGAATCTCGTAATTCCAGCTCCTACGACTGGACTCAGGACATACAGCTGCACGGACTGTTGTATAAAAAGCCCATCAACCACCAGAGCAACAAGTGGACTAAAAG GTATTTCGTAATTAAAGATGGTTTCTTGTTATACTACCCCGACACTGAGAAAAAAGAGCTGGAGAAAAGGAAATGTCTGAATGTTCACCCTAAG GGGATTATCCCCCTTGGCGAGTGCACTATAGAAGCAGTGAGGGACAATGGACAGCCCTATGCCTTCAGTGTGGAGAGCTCAGAAATAACA GGTAAACTTCTGTTGGCAGCTGATAACAGCTTTGAGCGAGACAAGTGGATTGATATGTTACAGAAATCCAAACGCAT AACATGGAAAAGTTCTAGGCTGGCCGATGAAATGATTCACCAGTTGGAGGAGCAAGGACTGCAGATGGCCAAGCAGAGACAGGAGTATTTTG acCAACTGCAGTCAGAAGTCATGGCATTGTCAGATGAAAAAGAGAAATCGGAG gAACTTGCCAGAGTAAATCAGGAACTGGAAAAGGAAAAAGAGAAAATGGAAAACTATCAGAAAGAGCTGATGGAGGAATTCGAACAAGTAAAACA GGAACTAGAGGACACCAACCAGTACATGCAGGATGTGAAGCAAGACCGGGAGGCACTGTCTTCAACAATATCCCAGCAACAGGAGAGCTTAAAG AGTCTAGCTGAGGAAAAACAGAGGATTATTAGTAGTTTAGAGGAGCGAGAGAATCAGAACCAGCCGCTGCAGCAGACACACAGCAATGTGGAGGATCAGCTGAGGAACATCGAGAGCCAGATGAGGATACTCCAGGAGGAGAAGGCGGATACAGAGAGAAG attaaaagaaaatgaagagAAAGCCCACACACTTGAAGAGGAAAAGCAACAGTTTGATGAACAAGCACAGGAGCTCAACGAGACAATTAAG GACCTGAGGGCTCAGAAGGAGATGACAGAAGCCGAATTAAAG GAGGAAGTGATGGCCAGAATGAATGCTGAGCGTAAACTTAGGGAAGCGGAAGAATCGTTGAGGAAGCTCGGAGTGGCTGTGGATTCACAGACGATGATTATCAAAGAAGATGTTCATCAAGAAATGGTTGTTaatgtcaaaaaattgaaac AGTTTTTTGAAGGACTTGCTATGGAAGCCGAAATAGATGAGGATAAACCTATGATTGTCAAAAATTCCATCCATGCACGCAAAACATTGCAGCGAAGagccaaaacaaacaaaatcaagaaaacacGCTCAAATA AATCTTGTAGCTTTGACTTTGGCGAGTTCTTATATGTTTATGTTTAA
- the LOC105326888 gene encoding pleckstrin homology domain-containing family D member 1 isoform X1 yields MGCFCFCRGYYQHARANMNGTRESRNSSSYDWTQDIQLHGLLYKKPINHQSNKWTKRYFVIKDGFLLYYPDTEKKELEKRKCLNVHPKGIIPLGECTIEAVRDNGQPYAFSVESSEITGKLLLAADNSFERDKWIDMLQKSKRITWKSSRLADEMIHQLEEQGLQMAKQRQEYFDQLQSEVMALSDEKEKSEELARVNQELEKEKEKMENYQKELMEEFEQVKQELEDTNQYMQDVKQDREALSSTISQQQESLKSLAEEKQRIISSLEERENQNQPLQQTHSNVEDQLRNIESQMRILQEEKADTERRLKENEEKAHTLEEEKQQFDEQAQELNETIKDLRAQKEMTEAELKEEVMARMNAERKLREAEESLRKLGVAVDSQTMIIKEDVHQEMVVNVKKLKQFFEGLAMEAEIDEDKPMIVKNSIHARKTLQRRAKTNKIKKTRSNSLRVRSSNFDKDKDGDGLAPIRRCVTTVRKNFTQSVNFPLGSGVKVTEEEFL; encoded by the exons AtgggttgtttttgtttttgtcgaGGATATTATCAACATGCCAGAGCAAACATGAACGGAACTCGAGAATCTCGTAATTCCAGCTCCTACGACTGGACTCAGGACATACAGCTGCACGGACTGTTGTATAAAAAGCCCATCAACCACCAGAGCAACAAGTGGACTAAAAG GTATTTCGTAATTAAAGATGGTTTCTTGTTATACTACCCCGACACTGAGAAAAAAGAGCTGGAGAAAAGGAAATGTCTGAATGTTCACCCTAAG GGGATTATCCCCCTTGGCGAGTGCACTATAGAAGCAGTGAGGGACAATGGACAGCCCTATGCCTTCAGTGTGGAGAGCTCAGAAATAACA GGTAAACTTCTGTTGGCAGCTGATAACAGCTTTGAGCGAGACAAGTGGATTGATATGTTACAGAAATCCAAACGCAT AACATGGAAAAGTTCTAGGCTGGCCGATGAAATGATTCACCAGTTGGAGGAGCAAGGACTGCAGATGGCCAAGCAGAGACAGGAGTATTTTG acCAACTGCAGTCAGAAGTCATGGCATTGTCAGATGAAAAAGAGAAATCGGAG gAACTTGCCAGAGTAAATCAGGAACTGGAAAAGGAAAAAGAGAAAATGGAAAACTATCAGAAAGAGCTGATGGAGGAATTCGAACAAGTAAAACA GGAACTAGAGGACACCAACCAGTACATGCAGGATGTGAAGCAAGACCGGGAGGCACTGTCTTCAACAATATCCCAGCAACAGGAGAGCTTAAAG AGTCTAGCTGAGGAAAAACAGAGGATTATTAGTAGTTTAGAGGAGCGAGAGAATCAGAACCAGCCGCTGCAGCAGACACACAGCAATGTGGAGGATCAGCTGAGGAACATCGAGAGCCAGATGAGGATACTCCAGGAGGAGAAGGCGGATACAGAGAGAAG attaaaagaaaatgaagagAAAGCCCACACACTTGAAGAGGAAAAGCAACAGTTTGATGAACAAGCACAGGAGCTCAACGAGACAATTAAG GACCTGAGGGCTCAGAAGGAGATGACAGAAGCCGAATTAAAG GAGGAAGTGATGGCCAGAATGAATGCTGAGCGTAAACTTAGGGAAGCGGAAGAATCGTTGAGGAAGCTCGGAGTGGCTGTGGATTCACAGACGATGATTATCAAAGAAGATGTTCATCAAGAAATGGTTGTTaatgtcaaaaaattgaaac AGTTTTTTGAAGGACTTGCTATGGAAGCCGAAATAGATGAGGATAAACCTATGATTGTCAAAAATTCCATCCATGCACGCAAAACATTGCAGCGAAGagccaaaacaaacaaaatcaagaaaacacGCTCAAATA GTTTGCGAGTGAGGTCATCCAATTTTGACAAAGACAAAGACGGCGATGGACTGGCCCCTATCAGGCGCTGTGTTACAACGGTCAGGAAGAACTTTACGCAATCTGTGAATTTCCCGTTAGGCAGTGGAGTTAAAGTGACTGAGGAAGAGTTTCtgtaa